A stretch of DNA from Anaerolineae bacterium:
ATATAAGCAGAAATTTTGTCAATCCGGTTAATGCTGAAAAAAATTGTGGACTTGGCCCTGTTTCAGGCCACCAGGTAGCTGGTCAACTGCACTTCGTTTCGACCGGGCCGGCTTTGAACCTTTATCTCATCTATTAACTTGCGCATCAAATACAACCCAATGCATCTCCGATCATGGCCGGCGCATTTATCTGGAAGCGGCGTAGGGATGGGATTGCGGCCGTTATCAATAACTTGCACCTTGATCCTGTTCCGGTCTGTGGCTAACACAATCAGAACTTGAGTTTCAGTATTGAGCGAATTGCCGTATTCAATGGCGTGGGTGCAGGCCTCGCCCACTGCGGTTTTTAAATCTTCAATTTTCTCTTTAGAGAAACCCATTTTCCAGGCAACATTTGCCACAACAGACATGGCAATTTTTTCGTAGCCCAGTTCGCTGGGTATAGAAATTTCTACAACTTGTTTATCCTGGTCAATCCCCATTGCCCTCATTGACTAACACTTTTAACATTTGACATCCTGAGCATCAAACCATACCTTTATGGCAGGAGACAATCAGATAACGATGACAC
This window harbors:
- a CDS encoding ATP-binding protein; the protein is MGIDQDKQVVEISIPSELGYEKIAMSVVANVAWKMGFSKEKIEDLKTAVGEACTHAIEYGNSLNTETQVLIVLATDRNRIKVQVIDNGRNPIPTPLPDKCAGHDRRCIGLYLMRKLIDEIKVQSRPGRNEVQLTSYLVA